Genomic window (Desulfitobacterium chlororespirans DSM 11544):
ACTCAAGTTGGAAAAAGGATCGTTGAGAAAGCCAAAGAGCTTTTAGTTACCTATGATGAACTTATTGATATTGCCAAAACAACAGGAGACAACTTTTTTCATACAAAAAGCTCAAAGCGAATCACTTTACTTACAACGCCCTTTTTATCCGGCACCTTGTTACCAGATATGATATGTCGATTCTCCCAAAAACATCCAAACGCCAATTTTGTGATTAATGAAAAGCTTCCTCAAGAGATTATTGAAGAGATCTGTGAAGACCGAAATGCTATTGGTTTGTTCAGCGGTTTAAGTGATCGATTAAATCACAAAGATTTTTCCAACGCTAATTTGACGTTTCAGCCCTTCTTTGAATGTGAGCAATTAGTCTGTGTCACAAAATCTTCGCCATTAGCCAATCGAAAATCCGTGAAACCTTCAGAACTGGCTAAATATCCTCTTGCTTTATATGATGTGGGACAAAATGCATCCCAACTTAGTGAATTACTCAAACCTTTCGGAGAGGTTAAAGTAATGTTAAGAACCGGCAACTCGAAACTTTACCGGGAGACTATTGCCAGCGGCTTAGCTATTGGTTTTTCCAACAGCTTTGCGGAATACTTCGAAAAAAGAAACTCGGTAGTCACCATACCCATCGAGAATACCCCGAAGTTTATTCTCGGCTGGGTTTACTGCAAAGACACGCCACGTAACGAAATGCAAAGCGAATTTATCGACCAGCTTATTCAATACGTGAATCGTATTAGGGTCAGTGCCTGATGAGCCTCTTCCCACCCGACGAATAAAAATCTTAATGAAGCAATCTGCTTAGATATCGATAATGAGCAAAGACCGATTAAGAGTAATTTCTAATCGGTCTTTTGCGTTGAGATGGTAACTATTGCTCACCCTCTGGTGCCTAAGAAGGGAGCCTTATATTTACGATGTTTCTTTTGGTTCGGGGAACGCTCGATGGACTCTTTAAAGGAACTTGCATTCTTGTCCATTCTTTTCCCATCAGAAAAAGTCTCATCTGTCAGAAGAGTATTTTCCATTGATAAACTCTTTAATCCAAAACTCCGATAGCAGGCGGGCACTTGCATGCTCATACCTCTCATCCTTTCCCTTTTTGACTCCTAATACCAGTCTATGCTCTTACCATAATCACAAGTCCATTTTAAATAAGAACTTGAAGTATAGCCAACATTGTTCTTTTTCGACAGCTACAAGAAACTTTTGTACTCGTTGTCTTACAATTAGCTGGCGCGGGTAAAATCCTGTTATAATTTTCCACTAATAGTTGAAACACTTCTGGACACATTATTATGGGAGGTGTAATTATGCAAAACCAAAATCAAAACTCTAGCTCAGACGTTCAAAGAGTAAAGCAAGAGATCCAAAGCGATTTACAGTCTGCTGCTCAAAGCCAAACCGGTTCCGCCGGTACCGGCAGCCAGAGCACGCAGTCCAGCAGCCAAGGTATGCAATCCAGCACCATGAGCTCTTCCTTAAACACTCAATCTGAAGTGCAAAAAGTCAAACAAGAGATTCAGCAGGATTTGCATTCCTAATCTTATCAATCGAAAAAACGTTTCCATTCTTAAAAGCCCAAAACCCTGGATGACCAAAGACGTCTTCAGGGTTTGCTTATGCCCTTATTATGTCGGGAAATTTTTCCGAATTTTTAGTGATTATCTTATTGACATAGATACTCGTGAAATAGTATACTAATCCCAAGATATCCCCTAACCCTAGGGGGGTATAAAAGATTTAAGCTATTAAGCAGGGCATCATCCAATATAACGTTTATGTCGGATATTTCAGAAAAGGAGTGTTCCTATGGCAGCAAGTGAAAAAGAAGACATCCTTATGCGTTTAAGAACCATAAGAGGACACATCAGCGGTATCGAAAAAATGATAGAGGAGGAAAAAGAGTGTGCAGATATCCTTGTGCAGGTTTCAGCAGTTACTAGCTCTATGAACAAAGTCAAGAACATGCTAAATAGACATTTCGTTGATCATTGCTTGGATAAGGTAATAACCGAAGAAAAAGATCTCAAATCGGAAGTATCTAAGATTTTGGACAATATCCTAAAGTTTAACGAATGATTGGAATGGGGGCGGTTCAATGAAAAGAGTACTCATTCTAGGGGCTGGTACAGCCGGTACAATGATGGCCAACCACCTTCAGCGCAAGCTGGATAAAAAATATTGGGCTATCACCATAGTAGACCAATATGAAAAGCACTATTATCAGCCAGGTTTTCTCTTTATCCCCTTTGAAATTTATTCGGAAAAGGATGTGATAAAAAAGATAAGTGACTTTATTCCCAAGGGCGTGGAATATATCAAGTCTCCAATCGAATTAATTGAGGCAGAAAAAAATCAGGTATTGTTATCTAATGGCTGGGTCCTTCCCTATGACTTACTGATTATCGCCACAGGTTGTGAAATAGTTCCTGAAGAAGTGGACGGTGTCATGGATGGCTGGCGAAAAGACATCTTTGATTTTTACACCCTAGAGGGCGCACTGGCACTCAGGGATAAGCTTAAAGATTGGCCTGGAGGAAGGTTGGTTGTTCACATTAGTGAAATGCCGATTAAATGCCCTGTTGCTCCTTTAGAGTTTGCCTTTTTATCGGATTGGTTCTTTGCCGAAAAGCGTAAAATTCGCGACAAAGTGGAACTTATTTATGTTACTCCTTTAGGTAGTGCCTTCACGAAGCAAAAATGTTCAGATGTCCTCGGCCACTTGTTTCCCCAGAAAAATATTCAATTGATCAATAATTTCAGTATTCCCCGTGTAGATGCCAAAAACAAGAAACTGATTTCGGTGGATGGTAAGGAAGTGGATTATGAACTTCTGGTTACAGTACCAGTGAATATGGGCAGTCCTTTGATTGAGCGCTCAGGCCTGGGCGATGAATTGAATTTTGTTCCCACCCATATGCACACCCTGCAATCCAAGGATTACGAAAATATCTTTGTCATTGGGGATGCTTCCGATCTCCCTGCCTCCAAGGCCGGTTCTGTCGCCCATTTCCAAGCGGAGATCTTAACCGAGAACATCTTAAACTATATTGCTGACAAACCCTTAGCCGCCCACTTTGATGGGCATGCCAACTGTTTTATCGAATCCGGCTATCACAAAGCCTTTTTAATAGATTTCAATTATGAACTTGAACCCGTTGAAGGTACCTTTCCCCTGCCTGGAATTGGCCCCTTCTCTCTTCTTAAGGAAACAAAAGTCAATCATCTAGGTAAGCTGGCTTTTAAAGCAATTTACTGGAACATGCTTTTAAGAGGTATCCCCATCCCCACAGTTCCCCCCGAAATGAAAACCAGCGGCAAGAAGCTGGATGGTCTCTATCAGCCTTAAAACAAAGGAGGAATTTAGATGCAAAAAGTTATTGCAGGTTATACCGTCGATGTGACCCAAGAGGGGTATTTGGTAAACCAATCCCAATGGAACAAGGATATTGCCTCTGAAATTGCTAAAGAGCTGGGGATTGAAGACCTCACCCCTGGACACTGGAAGGTCATCGAATTCCTACAAAAGGACTTTGCTGAGACAGGAAAAATTCCAACCATTCGTCGAGTAAACAAAATAGGTAATATTGGAACTCAGGAGCTCTACGCGCTTTTCCCCGAGGGTCC
Coding sequences:
- a CDS encoding metal-sensitive transcriptional regulator, with product MAASEKEDILMRLRTIRGHISGIEKMIEEEKECADILVQVSAVTSSMNKVKNMLNRHFVDHCLDKVITEEKDLKSEVSKILDNILKFNE
- the sqr gene encoding type III sulfide quinone reductase, selenoprotein subtype translates to MKRVLILGAGTAGTMMANHLQRKLDKKYWAITIVDQYEKHYYQPGFLFIPFEIYSEKDVIKKISDFIPKGVEYIKSPIELIEAEKNQVLLSNGWVLPYDLLIIATGCEIVPEEVDGVMDGWRKDIFDFYTLEGALALRDKLKDWPGGRLVVHISEMPIKCPVAPLEFAFLSDWFFAEKRKIRDKVELIYVTPLGSAFTKQKCSDVLGHLFPQKNIQLINNFSIPRVDAKNKKLISVDGKEVDYELLVTVPVNMGSPLIERSGLGDELNFVPTHMHTLQSKDYENIFVIGDASDLPASKAGSVAHFQAEILTENILNYIADKPLAAHFDGHANCFIESGYHKAFLIDFNYELEPVEGTFPLPGIGPFSLLKETKVNHLGKLAFKAIYWNMLLRGIPIPTVPPEMKTSGKKLDGLYQP
- a CDS encoding LysR family transcriptional regulator codes for the protein MRIDHLRYITIVAETGSISHAAERLYITQQGLSQAIRQMERELGVSLLNRTGNKIHLTQVGKRIVEKAKELLVTYDELIDIAKTTGDNFFHTKSSKRITLLTTPFLSGTLLPDMICRFSQKHPNANFVINEKLPQEIIEEICEDRNAIGLFSGLSDRLNHKDFSNANLTFQPFFECEQLVCVTKSSPLANRKSVKPSELAKYPLALYDVGQNASQLSELLKPFGEVKVMLRTGNSKLYRETIASGLAIGFSNSFAEYFEKRNSVVTIPIENTPKFILGWVYCKDTPRNEMQSEFIDQLIQYVNRIRVSA
- a CDS encoding TusE/DsrC/DsvC family sulfur relay protein — its product is MQKVIAGYTVDVTQEGYLVNQSQWNKDIASEIAKELGIEDLTPGHWKVIEFLQKDFAETGKIPTIRRVNKIGNIGTQELYALFPEGPLLKATKIGGLSKPVSCV